One Gemmatimonadaceae bacterium genomic region harbors:
- a CDS encoding pirin family protein, which produces MSIRPVKRIVQAQPTMEGAGVHLHRAFGFGDTAETDPFLLFDDFRNDIPARYQAGFPWHPHRGIETITYVLAGNVEHADSLGNRGVLGAGDVQWMTAGRGIVHHEMPMGAPDGRMHGFQLWANLPSTLKMTAPRYQDVASKEITEITDDDGTTVRVVCGAFWGQRGPVDGIAADPVYLDVSVPAGLRKSLPVDAYRNTFAYIFEGTGSFRHASGNMGVLTERTAGNDDDLVRDLSGNRSLVLFDSGDEVVVTAGPQGIRFLLVSGAPIKEPVAWYGPIVMNTQAELQQAVRELQQGTFITP; this is translated from the coding sequence GTGTCTATACGTCCCGTAAAGCGCATTGTGCAGGCTCAACCCACCATGGAAGGGGCGGGCGTGCATCTCCATCGCGCGTTCGGGTTTGGTGATACCGCCGAAACCGACCCGTTCCTGTTGTTCGATGATTTCCGCAACGACATCCCGGCTCGGTATCAGGCCGGATTCCCATGGCATCCGCATCGTGGCATCGAGACCATCACCTATGTCCTCGCCGGCAACGTCGAGCACGCGGACAGTCTGGGGAATCGTGGTGTGCTGGGTGCGGGTGATGTGCAGTGGATGACCGCCGGCCGCGGCATCGTGCATCACGAAATGCCCATGGGTGCGCCGGATGGACGCATGCATGGATTCCAACTGTGGGCCAATCTCCCGTCGACGCTCAAGATGACGGCGCCGCGCTATCAGGATGTGGCGTCGAAGGAGATCACGGAAATCACCGACGACGACGGGACGACGGTGCGCGTGGTGTGTGGCGCGTTCTGGGGACAGCGCGGCCCGGTGGACGGCATCGCTGCCGATCCCGTGTATCTGGACGTATCCGTTCCGGCGGGGCTCCGCAAGTCACTGCCGGTGGACGCGTATCGCAATACATTCGCCTACATCTTCGAGGGCACCGGCTCGTTCCGGCATGCGTCCGGCAACATGGGCGTACTGACCGAGCGCACCGCCGGCAATGACGACGATCTGGTGCGGGACCTCAGTGGCAACCGGTCGCTGGTGTTGTTCGACAGCGGTGACGAGGTGGTGGTGACCGCCGGGCCGCAAGGTATCCGATTCCTGCTGGTATCCGGCGCCCCCATCAAGGAACCGGTAGCCTGGTATGGTCCTATTGTCATGAACACGCAGGCGGAGTTGCAGCAGGCGGTTCGTGAACTTCAGCAGGGCACGTTCATCACGCCATAA
- a CDS encoding DUF481 domain-containing protein codes for MSLRRFTGLISACCVMASASLGAQSAPPAPKTFEGSASLGFSQTSGNANATTTNVTNKLKYTMKGWAIAQDLVFFYGEANSKVNANFWNGGFRGERRLMPRLGMFVATRFDRNALQGISSRFEEGVGVDITAMQSPNNKLTLSLGGSMFQQTLTPGSTSTFNRNYPAARAGLDYKHKFSELAFVQQMAEYLPNLSDTQSYLLNTETALVAPLIKNLGLKVGYVVRYNARPPVRNTVVLKKTDTFFSSGITYSF; via the coding sequence ATGTCGCTTCGTCGCTTCACTGGCCTGATCAGCGCCTGCTGCGTCATGGCTTCCGCCTCGCTCGGCGCGCAATCCGCGCCGCCCGCACCAAAGACGTTTGAAGGCTCGGCCTCGCTGGGATTCTCTCAGACCAGCGGGAACGCCAACGCCACTACCACCAATGTCACCAACAAGTTGAAGTACACCATGAAGGGCTGGGCCATCGCCCAGGACCTCGTGTTCTTCTACGGCGAAGCCAACAGCAAGGTCAACGCCAACTTCTGGAACGGCGGCTTTCGCGGCGAACGCCGGTTGATGCCGCGATTGGGCATGTTCGTCGCCACGCGCTTCGACCGAAACGCGTTGCAGGGCATCTCGTCGCGCTTTGAAGAAGGCGTCGGTGTGGACATCACCGCCATGCAATCACCGAACAACAAGCTCACGCTGTCGCTGGGTGGCTCGATGTTCCAGCAAACGCTGACGCCGGGTTCCACGTCGACGTTCAACCGCAATTATCCGGCGGCGCGGGCGGGCCTCGACTACAAACACAAGTTTTCGGAACTCGCGTTCGTGCAGCAGATGGCCGAGTATCTCCCCAACCTCAGCGACACGCAATCGTACCTGCTCAATACCGAGACGGCGCTGGTTGCCCCGCTCATCAAGAACCTGGGCCTCAAGGTCGGATACGTGGTGCGGTACAATGCTCGGCCGCCGGTACGCAACACGGTGGTGCTGAAAAAGACGGATACGTTCTTCTCGAGCGGGATTACCTACAGCTTTTAG
- a CDS encoding hemolysin III family protein, whose amino-acid sequence MTANRVVSVREEIANAVTHGLGFVASLIGMPILVLAAMSRGERASVIGASVFGATLIALYAASTLYHAVPHPRIKQRLRVVDHAAIYLLIAGTYTPFTLGVLRGTWGWTLFGIVWTLAALGVLFKVIFGSGKFSRLSTAIYVAMGWVIIVAIKPLFQSLDHAGLALLFAGGLFYTGGVVFYIDKRRAWTHPVWHLCVLGGSVCHYFAVLWYAWPTPAP is encoded by the coding sequence ATGACCGCCAACCGCGTTGTCAGTGTCCGCGAGGAGATCGCCAACGCCGTGACCCATGGCTTGGGCTTCGTGGCGAGCCTGATCGGTATGCCGATCCTCGTGCTCGCCGCCATGAGCCGTGGCGAGCGCGCGTCGGTGATCGGTGCCAGCGTCTTCGGCGCGACGCTCATCGCCCTGTACGCGGCATCGACGCTGTATCACGCGGTGCCGCATCCGCGCATCAAGCAGCGTCTGCGCGTGGTCGATCATGCGGCGATCTATCTACTCATCGCCGGCACGTACACGCCGTTCACGCTGGGCGTGTTGCGCGGTACCTGGGGATGGACGCTGTTCGGGATTGTGTGGACCTTGGCGGCACTCGGCGTGCTGTTCAAGGTGATCTTCGGCAGCGGCAAATTTTCGAGACTCTCGACGGCGATCTACGTGGCGATGGGTTGGGTGATCATCGTCGCCATCAAGCCGCTCTTTCAGTCACTGGATCATGCCGGACTGGCCCTGCTGTTTGCCGGCGGGTTGTTCTACACCGGCGGTGTGGTCTTCTACATCGACAAGCGCCGCGCATGGACGCATCCGGTGTGGCACCTGTGCGTGCTGGGTGGCAGTGTGTGCCACTACTTCGCGGTGCTCTGGTACGCGTGGCCGACGCCCGCTCCGTAA
- a CDS encoding serine hydrolase produces MSALRAVVGGTCVLAASIAGAQARKTTASPAAPYVPPVGSWERRAPSAVGMDSAKLAEAVAYAIEKESKTPRDLELNHYQTFGREPFGAAIGPLAPRGGSTGIVVRHGYVVTIWGNPAAVEITNSVTKSFLSTVVGLAVDDGRIHSVYDTVANVIGPILRATPNGTGLGADWPGDAKWLRPFDSPHNKRLTWDNLLRQVSDWEGTLWGKPEWADRPAQQVNTWTTRARVEPGSAYEYNDVRVNVLALAALQMWRRPLPEVLRERIMEPIGASTTWRWYGYDNSWIVLDGRQVQSVSGGGHWGGGMMINAWDMARFGLLTQRRGVWGTQRLMSDAWVTQALTPTPAQPTYGYMNWFLNTDRKYVPSAPAQAFVHVGAGNNIIYVDPVNDLVAVVRWIDTNQSVDGFVQRLLAAVH; encoded by the coding sequence ATGAGCGCGCTGCGGGCGGTGGTCGGAGGCACCTGCGTGCTGGCCGCATCCATCGCCGGCGCGCAGGCGCGGAAGACCACCGCGTCACCAGCGGCACCGTACGTGCCACCGGTCGGTTCCTGGGAACGTCGCGCGCCGAGCGCCGTCGGCATGGATTCGGCGAAGCTCGCCGAGGCGGTTGCGTACGCCATCGAGAAGGAGAGCAAGACGCCGCGCGACCTGGAGCTCAATCACTACCAGACGTTTGGGCGCGAGCCGTTTGGCGCGGCCATCGGTCCGTTGGCCCCGCGCGGCGGTTCCACGGGGATCGTGGTGCGACACGGCTACGTGGTGACGATCTGGGGAAACCCGGCGGCCGTGGAAATCACCAACAGTGTCACGAAAAGTTTTCTGAGCACGGTGGTGGGGTTGGCCGTTGATGACGGCCGTATTCACAGCGTGTACGACACCGTGGCCAACGTGATCGGGCCGATCTTGCGCGCGACGCCGAATGGGACGGGCCTTGGCGCCGACTGGCCGGGCGATGCGAAGTGGCTGCGCCCGTTTGACAGTCCGCATAACAAGCGCTTGACGTGGGACAACCTGTTGCGGCAGGTGAGCGATTGGGAGGGCACCCTGTGGGGCAAGCCCGAGTGGGCCGATCGACCGGCGCAACAGGTGAATACGTGGACGACGCGGGCGCGGGTCGAGCCGGGATCGGCGTACGAATACAACGATGTCCGCGTAAACGTGCTGGCGTTGGCCGCGCTGCAGATGTGGCGTCGCCCGTTGCCGGAGGTGCTACGCGAGCGAATCATGGAACCGATTGGCGCGTCGACCACGTGGCGTTGGTACGGCTACGACAACTCCTGGATTGTGCTGGATGGACGCCAGGTGCAGTCGGTGAGTGGCGGCGGTCACTGGGGCGGCGGCATGATGATCAATGCGTGGGACATGGCGCGCTTCGGGCTGCTTACGCAACGGCGCGGTGTGTGGGGCACGCAGCGGCTGATGTCGGACGCCTGGGTGACGCAGGCGCTCACGCCAACGCCGGCGCAGCCCACGTACGGCTACATGAACTGGTTCCTGAACACCGACCGCAAATATGTTCCCAGCGCGCCGGCGCAGGCGTTCGTGCACGTCGGGGCGGGGAACAACATCATCTATGTCGATCCGGTGAACGATCTGGTGGCGGTGGTGCGCTGGATTGACACCAACCAGTCGGTGGATGGCTTTGTGCAGCGTCTGCTGGCCGCGGTGCATTAG
- a CDS encoding glycosyl hydrolase, translating into MRRVRAVLFASSVLSIAPTALLSQAKAKPIAAAAASSPFDSATFAALSWRNVGPWRGGRSVAVAGIPSQPLTYFAGYTGGGLWRTDDAGINWRNISDGFFRSSSIGAIAVAPSDANVIYVGTGEHAVRGQSSTYGDGMYRSTDQGRTWSRIGLTTSRQISAVRVHPQNPDLVYAAVQGDRWKGTSDRGIYRSADGGKSWTLVLKGENATSGASDLSMDPTNPRILYAAFWDHQRTPWMVRSGGAGSGIWKSLDGGDSWTRLTDGLPKLVGKIGVAVSPANPDRVYAIVEAESGGLFRSDDAGKSWRLMSGDRLIQTRSWYYMNVTADPKNADVVWVMNAPVMRSIDGGRTFQNVAAMHGDNHQLWVNPTDSRYLINANDGGASISMDGGKSWSTQDNQPTAQFYHVAVDDAFPYKLYGGQQDNSSVIIKSRTEGGSIDVRDWDSGPGCESANMGVSAKNPRLVYGGCYQGIIEELDATTELTRAIMPWPEMNLTEPTDKTRYRYNWTAPIEVSQFDDKVVYHGGNVLFKTSDRGQRWTPISGDLTRNDKSRQGWGGGPITNEGAGGEVYATIVVIEESPHDAKTLYVGTDDGLIQRTRDGGATWTNITPAAWGDGLVNEIAVSPHDAGTLFVSFRKDRVGDPTPHVFMSADYGATWTRLVNGLRDGEPVRVVREDPTRRGLLYAGTETGVYVSYDRGAQWVPFAGFPVTPVTDLAVKHDDLIAATEGRAFWILDDLSVIRQRADSLATAAAHLYAPRAAVLAGGGAGPTRNAGRNPPYGATIFFRLASAPDSMSTVTLEFLDAKNTVVRSYASKGDSVNRLTVKEGLNSFSWNLRRAAPTRLGSVLLFGAPNDGGARVPPGRYQVRLTAGKVVQTQPLDVRQDPRITEPASVIAERDSIANLLSNRINEIHEAVLRVRDLRTQVQGFVTRAKEVAGADTVAKAGRTLTGKLEKLDPRMTTKASNGQDIINFANGINGQYGFLLGQVEGNSGVTTPVKERLVQLEALWSALRAEVELVETQDVAAFNALLQANKVPGVISAAKKRTILQ; encoded by the coding sequence ATGCGACGCGTCCGTGCCGTTCTCTTCGCTTCGTCCGTACTGTCCATCGCTCCGACGGCACTCCTGTCGCAGGCGAAGGCCAAACCGATCGCCGCTGCCGCCGCGAGTTCGCCGTTTGATTCCGCCACCTTCGCCGCGCTCAGCTGGCGGAATGTGGGTCCATGGCGCGGTGGGCGATCGGTGGCAGTGGCCGGCATTCCGTCGCAGCCGCTCACGTACTTCGCGGGTTATACCGGCGGTGGGCTGTGGCGCACCGATGATGCGGGCATCAACTGGCGGAACATCTCGGACGGATTCTTCCGTTCAAGTTCCATCGGCGCAATCGCGGTGGCGCCGTCCGATGCCAATGTGATCTACGTGGGCACGGGTGAACATGCCGTTCGCGGACAGTCGTCGACGTACGGCGACGGCATGTATCGCAGCACCGATCAGGGTCGCACGTGGTCACGCATCGGGTTGACGACCTCGCGACAGATCTCGGCGGTGCGCGTCCATCCGCAGAATCCCGATCTGGTGTATGCCGCCGTCCAGGGGGATCGCTGGAAAGGCACCAGCGACCGCGGCATCTATCGCAGCGCCGACGGGGGCAAGTCATGGACGCTGGTGCTTAAGGGCGAGAACGCCACAAGCGGAGCCAGCGACCTGTCGATGGACCCCACCAATCCGCGCATCTTGTATGCAGCCTTCTGGGACCATCAGCGCACCCCATGGATGGTGCGCAGCGGCGGCGCCGGCAGCGGCATCTGGAAATCGCTGGATGGCGGTGACAGTTGGACGCGATTGACCGACGGACTGCCCAAGCTGGTGGGCAAGATCGGTGTGGCGGTGTCGCCAGCGAATCCCGATCGCGTGTACGCGATTGTTGAGGCGGAAAGCGGTGGCCTGTTTCGCTCGGACGATGCGGGGAAGTCGTGGCGCCTGATGTCGGGAGACCGGCTGATCCAGACGCGCTCGTGGTACTACATGAACGTGACGGCCGACCCGAAGAACGCCGATGTGGTGTGGGTGATGAATGCGCCGGTGATGCGCAGCATCGACGGCGGTCGCACATTCCAGAATGTCGCGGCGATGCATGGCGACAATCATCAGTTGTGGGTGAATCCCACCGACTCGCGCTACCTGATCAATGCCAACGATGGCGGCGCTTCCATTTCCATGGATGGCGGCAAGAGCTGGAGTACGCAGGACAACCAGCCGACGGCGCAGTTCTATCACGTGGCGGTGGATGATGCGTTTCCGTACAAGCTGTACGGTGGTCAGCAGGATAATTCGTCGGTGATCATCAAGTCGCGCACCGAGGGCGGCAGCATCGACGTGCGCGACTGGGATTCGGGTCCGGGTTGCGAGAGCGCCAACATGGGCGTGAGTGCGAAGAATCCGCGTCTGGTGTACGGCGGTTGCTATCAGGGCATCATCGAGGAACTCGACGCCACCACCGAACTGACGCGCGCCATCATGCCATGGCCGGAGATGAATCTTACGGAACCCACCGACAAGACGCGCTACCGGTACAACTGGACCGCGCCAATCGAGGTGTCGCAGTTTGACGACAAGGTGGTGTATCACGGCGGCAATGTGCTGTTCAAGACCAGTGACCGCGGCCAGCGTTGGACACCGATTTCCGGCGATCTCACACGCAACGACAAATCGCGACAGGGGTGGGGCGGTGGACCGATCACCAACGAAGGTGCGGGCGGCGAAGTGTACGCCACCATCGTGGTGATCGAGGAATCGCCACATGACGCGAAGACGCTGTACGTGGGCACCGACGACGGCCTGATTCAGCGCACGCGCGACGGCGGTGCCACGTGGACCAACATCACGCCGGCCGCGTGGGGCGATGGATTGGTCAACGAGATTGCGGTGTCTCCGCACGACGCCGGCACGCTGTTCGTGTCGTTCCGCAAGGATCGTGTAGGCGACCCCACGCCGCATGTGTTCATGTCGGCGGACTACGGCGCGACGTGGACACGACTGGTGAACGGGTTGCGCGATGGTGAGCCGGTGCGCGTGGTGCGCGAGGACCCGACGCGACGCGGCCTGCTGTATGCGGGCACCGAGACCGGCGTGTATGTGTCGTACGATCGCGGTGCGCAGTGGGTGCCGTTTGCGGGATTCCCGGTCACGCCCGTGACCGATCTCGCGGTGAAGCACGACGACCTTATTGCGGCCACGGAAGGGCGCGCGTTCTGGATTCTCGATGACCTGTCGGTGATCCGTCAGCGTGCCGATTCGCTGGCGACCGCCGCCGCCCATCTGTATGCGCCTCGCGCCGCGGTCCTGGCTGGCGGTGGTGCAGGCCCGACCCGCAATGCCGGCCGCAACCCGCCGTACGGGGCGACGATCTTCTTCCGCCTGGCATCAGCGCCCGATTCCATGTCCACGGTGACGCTGGAGTTTCTCGACGCGAAGAACACGGTGGTGCGCTCGTATGCCAGCAAAGGTGACTCGGTGAACAGGCTGACCGTGAAAGAGGGGCTCAACAGTTTCTCATGGAACCTGCGTCGCGCGGCGCCAACGCGGCTGGGCAGCGTGTTGCTGTTTGGTGCGCCCAACGACGGGGGCGCGCGGGTGCCGCCCGGCCGCTACCAGGTGCGACTGACCGCCGGGAAAGTCGTGCAAACGCAGCCCCTCGATGTGCGCCAGGATCCACGCATCACGGAACCCGCCAGTGTGATCGCCGAGCGCGACTCGATTGCGAATCTGCTGTCGAATCGCATCAACGAGATTCACGAAGCCGTACTGCGCGTGCGGGACCTGCGCACCCAGGTGCAGGGGTTCGTGACACGGGCGAAGGAAGTGGCCGGGGCCGATACGGTGGCGAAAGCGGGGCGCACCCTGACCGGCAAGTTGGAGAAACTCGATCCGCGCATGACGACCAAGGCATCCAACGGCCAGGACATCATCAACTTTGCCAACGGCATCAACGGGCAGTACGGATTCTTGCTGGGTCAGGTGGAGGGTAACAGTGGCGTGACCACGCCGGTGAAGGAACGGCTGGTGCAACTGGAAGCGCTGTGGAGCGCGCTGCGCGCGGAAGTGGAGTTGGTGGAAACACAGGATGTGGCGGCGTTCAACGCACTGCTGCAGGCGAACAAGGTACCGGGCGTGATCAGCGCCGCGAAGAAGCGGACGATCCTGCAATGA
- a CDS encoding VanZ family protein: MSAASATLKPRFRRAADLTAARLGRAILGYLAVVTVIITLAPFRFAAAPVHGLTMLWDWSDSVMNVVMFVPIGFCFQLTRPAGVALSWTRVLLVGAALSGGIEIAQLFEATRFTSLVDVATNSGGALIGAALYQVVVRRIEGPSTVRTLALQLPLAGLVYLLVPLVWLTGLASAGDSRVWLVLPIVAFASGIIGTVYAAYIEPARRITRGWLLVAVLGWYVVALLPGAIRQRDVLLAGAAIGIGVTWVRSLSASRYLERHGTRRFEGPTLRLFMPLFAGYLALSSLWPLNAAESSWIGMWALLQEGETTTTSVFVALEHVAAFTLVGYIIAEFHGRDLEHYRQIVWRVVTWGGGLSLLLEAVRGFHPAYRASAPMVVFTIGAAVFGGWLYQLQRAHVRALLTRRTSPPAAISSDRDEPGRASL, encoded by the coding sequence ATGTCCGCCGCGTCCGCTACCCTGAAACCCCGATTCCGACGCGCCGCCGACCTGACGGCGGCCCGATTGGGGCGGGCGATCCTCGGGTATCTCGCCGTCGTCACAGTGATCATCACGCTGGCGCCCTTTCGCTTCGCGGCCGCGCCGGTGCACGGTCTCACGATGCTCTGGGACTGGTCCGACAGCGTCATGAACGTGGTGATGTTCGTGCCGATCGGTTTCTGCTTTCAATTGACGCGACCGGCGGGCGTGGCGCTGTCATGGACTCGCGTCCTGCTGGTGGGCGCCGCGCTCAGCGGCGGCATCGAGATCGCCCAACTGTTCGAAGCCACTCGCTTCACGTCCCTGGTTGATGTGGCCACCAATTCGGGCGGTGCCCTCATCGGAGCGGCGCTGTATCAGGTGGTCGTCCGTCGCATCGAAGGTCCGAGCACCGTCAGAACGCTGGCGCTTCAACTCCCGCTGGCTGGGCTGGTCTACCTCCTGGTGCCGTTGGTGTGGTTGACGGGACTTGCCAGCGCTGGCGACTCGCGCGTCTGGCTGGTCCTTCCCATTGTGGCATTCGCCAGCGGGATCATCGGCACCGTCTACGCCGCCTACATCGAACCCGCGCGGCGTATCACGCGCGGTTGGTTGCTGGTCGCGGTGCTGGGATGGTACGTCGTGGCGTTGCTCCCCGGCGCTATCCGGCAGCGCGATGTGCTGTTGGCCGGGGCGGCCATTGGCATCGGCGTCACCTGGGTGCGCAGCCTGTCGGCCAGTCGCTACCTCGAGCGCCATGGCACGCGCCGGTTCGAAGGACCCACGTTGCGACTGTTCATGCCCCTGTTCGCGGGCTATCTGGCGCTCTCGTCACTGTGGCCGCTGAACGCTGCGGAATCGTCCTGGATTGGCATGTGGGCGCTGCTGCAGGAGGGCGAAACCACCACCACGTCGGTGTTCGTGGCGCTCGAGCATGTCGCCGCGTTCACGCTGGTTGGGTACATCATCGCCGAGTTTCACGGACGCGATCTGGAGCACTATCGACAGATCGTGTGGCGTGTCGTCACCTGGGGCGGCGGCCTCTCGCTGCTGCTGGAGGCCGTGCGCGGATTTCATCCGGCGTACCGGGCCAGCGCGCCGATGGTGGTGTTCACCATCGGCGCGGCGGTGTTTGGTGGGTGGCTGTATCAACTGCAACGCGCGCACGTGCGGGCCTTGTTGACCCGTCGCACGTCACCGCCCGCAGCTATTTCGTCCGATCGCGACGAACCGGGACGCGCATCCCTTTGA
- a CDS encoding DEAD/DEAH box helicase — protein sequence MTEPLESPDRGFSSLGLDVRVADALSALGYEEPTPVQRAAIPPLMAGRDVLAQAATGTGKTAAFALPLLHRVTPDARPNERTTALILVPTRELAMQVAEAVHRYGKPLGVQVLAIYGGASMETQIRALKRGVDVVIATPGRAMDHLRRKTLQLGALLTVVLDEADEMLDMGFAEDIEVILAATPKTRQTALFSATLPPRIASIAQRQLRDPVTVKIDRESVPDGEAARVRQVAYMVPRAHKMSALARVLDLEHPTSAIVFCRTRTEVDELTETLIGRGLRAEALHGGLSQDQRDRVMNKFRMRKTDLLIATDVAARGLDVKHVSHVVNFDVPVDAESYVHRIGRTGRAGREGVAITFAEPREHRLLRNIERLTSQRIEIATVPTVADLRSRRLELARASLREAILEGDFEPFHSIVESLAEEFDVMDVAAAAIKMLESRDEADEADIPTVVPRPARDDDKRPFFRDKGPERPGGKPAARPERKPTGKPAAKSGAKSHATPEWAVARLWVGAGRKAKMRPGDLVGAIANEVGIDAGSIGAIQITDAYSTVEVPEEIADDIVAALKATKIKGMRVPVRRDRTK from the coding sequence GTGACCGAACCACTCGAATCGCCCGATCGCGGATTCTCATCGCTCGGGCTGGACGTTCGAGTGGCCGATGCGCTGTCGGCGCTCGGATACGAAGAACCAACGCCAGTGCAGCGCGCGGCCATTCCGCCGCTCATGGCCGGCCGCGACGTGCTGGCACAGGCGGCGACCGGCACTGGCAAGACCGCCGCGTTCGCGCTGCCGCTGCTGCACCGCGTGACGCCGGATGCCCGCCCGAATGAGCGCACGACGGCCCTGATTCTCGTGCCGACGCGCGAGCTGGCCATGCAGGTAGCCGAGGCGGTACATCGTTACGGCAAGCCGTTGGGGGTGCAGGTGCTGGCCATCTATGGCGGCGCGTCCATGGAAACGCAGATTCGCGCCCTCAAGCGCGGCGTCGATGTGGTGATTGCCACGCCGGGGCGCGCGATGGATCACCTGCGGCGCAAGACGCTGCAGCTTGGTGCGTTGCTGACCGTGGTGCTGGACGAAGCCGACGAAATGCTGGATATGGGCTTCGCCGAGGATATCGAAGTGATTCTCGCGGCCACGCCCAAGACCCGGCAGACAGCGCTGTTTTCCGCCACCCTGCCACCGCGCATCGCCTCCATTGCGCAACGGCAATTGCGTGATCCGGTCACCGTCAAGATCGACCGCGAATCGGTGCCGGATGGTGAGGCGGCTCGCGTGCGTCAGGTGGCCTACATGGTGCCGCGCGCGCACAAGATGAGTGCGTTGGCGCGCGTGCTTGACCTCGAACATCCGACGTCGGCCATCGTCTTCTGTCGCACCCGCACGGAAGTCGACGAATTGACGGAAACGTTGATCGGTCGCGGGTTGCGCGCGGAAGCGTTGCACGGCGGACTGTCGCAGGATCAGCGCGACCGGGTGATGAACAAGTTCCGCATGCGCAAGACCGACCTGTTGATCGCCACCGATGTGGCGGCCCGCGGTCTCGATGTGAAGCACGTGTCGCATGTGGTGAATTTCGATGTGCCGGTGGATGCGGAATCGTACGTGCATCGCATCGGGCGCACCGGGCGCGCTGGACGCGAAGGCGTGGCCATCACGTTTGCCGAGCCGCGCGAGCACCGGTTGCTGCGCAACATCGAGCGTCTGACGTCACAGCGGATCGAGATTGCCACGGTCCCCACGGTGGCCGATTTGCGCTCCCGCCGACTGGAGTTGGCGCGCGCGTCACTGCGCGAAGCGATTCTGGAAGGTGATTTCGAGCCATTCCACAGCATCGTGGAGTCGCTGGCCGAGGAGTTTGACGTGATGGATGTCGCGGCCGCGGCCATCAAGATGCTGGAGTCGCGCGACGAAGCGGATGAAGCGGATATTCCGACCGTGGTGCCGCGGCCGGCGCGTGATGACGACAAGCGACCGTTCTTTCGTGACAAAGGCCCCGAGCGCCCGGGTGGCAAGCCGGCGGCTCGCCCTGAACGCAAGCCAACCGGCAAGCCGGCCGCCAAGTCGGGCGCGAAATCCCACGCGACCCCGGAATGGGCCGTGGCGCGGTTATGGGTGGGTGCCGGTCGAAAGGCGAAGATGCGCCCGGGTGACCTGGTGGGTGCGATCGCCAACGAAGTCGGCATTGACGCCGGATCGATCGGCGCCATTCAGATCACCGATGCGTACTCGACGGTGGAAGTGCCCGAGGAGATTGCCGACGACATTGTGGCGGCGCTCAAGGCCACCAAGATCAAAGGGATGCGCGTCCCGGTTCGTCGCGATCGGACGAAATAG